Proteins from one Algicella marina genomic window:
- a CDS encoding ParB/RepB/Spo0J family partition protein, with amino-acid sequence MATAKRSSTPKKGLGRGLSALLADVEQPAESGAQPAIAADKELPIDVIEPNPDQPRRMFREEALEELAASIREKGVIQPVIVRPHPSKNGHYQIVAGERRWRAAQRASIHNLPVVIRDLTDTEVLELAIVENVQRADLNPMEEALGYRQLMDRFGHTQEKLAASLGKSRSHIANILRLLTLPEVVQAMVNTGALSAGHARALIGAEDPVALAQHVVDRGLSVRQTEALAKGAKVSSGRRLAAVPDKDADTRALEADLSAHLRMSVTIRHISKSGDGEITIKYKDLDQLDNICQLLNQ; translated from the coding sequence CCTCGGTCGTGGTCTCTCGGCCCTACTGGCGGATGTGGAGCAACCGGCGGAGTCCGGAGCGCAACCGGCTATCGCAGCCGACAAGGAACTGCCGATCGACGTGATCGAACCTAACCCGGACCAGCCGCGCCGCATGTTCAGGGAGGAGGCGCTCGAGGAACTTGCCGCCTCCATTCGTGAAAAGGGTGTCATCCAGCCGGTCATAGTACGCCCACACCCGTCCAAGAACGGCCACTATCAGATCGTGGCGGGGGAGCGTCGCTGGCGGGCCGCCCAACGTGCTTCCATTCACAACCTGCCCGTGGTGATCCGGGACCTCACCGATACGGAGGTACTGGAACTCGCCATCGTCGAAAACGTCCAGCGGGCCGATCTCAATCCGATGGAGGAAGCTCTCGGGTATCGCCAGCTCATGGACAGATTTGGCCATACTCAGGAAAAACTTGCCGCCAGCCTTGGTAAGAGCCGAAGCCACATCGCCAACATTCTCCGCTTGCTCACCCTTCCAGAGGTCGTCCAGGCAATGGTCAACACCGGTGCTCTCTCTGCCGGCCATGCCCGCGCTCTGATCGGGGCCGAGGATCCGGTGGCCCTGGCCCAACACGTGGTCGACAGGGGCCTCTCTGTGCGCCAGACGGAAGCGCTGGCAAAAGGCGCGAAGGTCAGCAGCGGCCGGCGTCTCGCCGCGGTGCCTGACAAAGATGCCGATACGAGGGCACTTGAGGCCGATCTTTCCGCCCACCTTAGGATGAGTGTGACGATCCGGCACATTTCAAAGTCAGGTGACGGCGAAATAACGATAAAGTATAAAGACCTTGATCAACTGGATAATATTTGCCAGCTACTTAATCAGTAA
- the hemW gene encoding radical SAM family heme chaperone HemW, with protein sequence MVENWEEAGFGIYVHWPFCESKCPYCDFNSHVRAETDHARWRRALLDDLRMQARQWQGRVVSSVFFGGGTPSLMEPETVAAIIAEIGQLWRLSPDIEITLEANPGSVEAGRFREYAAGGVNRVSLGVQSLVDTDLRRLGRLHSASEARAAFEIARTQFDRVSFDLIYARQDQDQASWQAELQEAAAMAVDHFSLYQLTLEPGTRFHELARRGKLRGLPGDDRAADMFLATRDFCERIGLPAYEVSNHARAGAECRHNLIYWRCGDYLGVGPGAVGFLSAGNDRHTTETERAPEAWLERVEQHGTGVSRTTVIPASDQAENYLLMSLRLREGMDITRYNTLNGATLEIRRLLEDGLVYIKDGHLIVPEEHVVILNHVIERLITD encoded by the coding sequence ATGGTTGAGAACTGGGAAGAGGCAGGTTTCGGCATCTACGTGCACTGGCCTTTCTGCGAGTCAAAGTGCCCCTATTGTGATTTCAACTCCCATGTGCGAGCCGAAACGGATCACGCCCGCTGGCGAAGAGCACTGCTGGATGACCTGCGGATGCAGGCCCGGCAATGGCAGGGGCGTGTCGTAAGCAGCGTATTTTTCGGTGGCGGAACGCCCAGCCTGATGGAACCTGAAACCGTGGCTGCGATCATCGCGGAGATCGGCCAACTCTGGCGTCTTTCCCCGGATATCGAGATCACGCTTGAAGCAAATCCCGGGTCCGTCGAGGCCGGACGGTTCAGGGAGTATGCTGCCGGTGGAGTTAACCGGGTTTCCCTGGGCGTGCAGAGCCTTGTCGATACGGACCTCAGGCGTCTGGGCCGTCTTCACAGCGCCAGCGAAGCACGCGCTGCCTTCGAGATCGCCAGAACGCAATTCGACCGGGTGAGTTTCGACCTGATCTATGCAAGGCAGGATCAGGACCAGGCATCCTGGCAGGCCGAATTGCAGGAAGCGGCGGCGATGGCCGTCGACCATTTCTCGCTCTACCAGCTGACTCTGGAGCCCGGTACGCGGTTCCATGAACTGGCACGGCGCGGCAAGTTGCGCGGACTACCGGGAGACGACCGTGCCGCAGACATGTTTTTGGCGACCCGTGACTTCTGTGAAAGGATCGGCCTGCCTGCCTACGAGGTTTCGAACCACGCCCGCGCAGGAGCGGAATGCCGGCATAACCTGATCTATTGGCGTTGCGGTGACTATCTCGGCGTCGGGCCCGGTGCCGTCGGTTTCCTGTCGGCAGGCAACGACAGGCACACTACCGAGACCGAGCGCGCGCCTGAGGCGTGGCTGGAACGGGTCGAACAACATGGTACCGGTGTAAGTCGGACCACTGTGATCCCTGCGTCGGATCAGGCCGAGAACTACCTGCTGATGTCACTGAGGCTTCGCGAAGGTATGGACATCACGCGATACAACACGCTGAATGGTGCAACGCTGGAAATACGCAGATTACTCGAGGATGGTCTAGTCTATATAAAGGATGGGCATTTGATTGTTCCCGAAGAACATGTTGTTATACTCAACCATGTCATCGAAAGATTAATTACTGATTAA
- the rdgB gene encoding RdgB/HAM1 family non-canonical purine NTP pyrophosphatase has protein sequence MANLASDKLVLASHNAGKLREIAKLLEPFGIEVISAGDLGLAEPKETETTFAGNARIKAHAAATGSGLPALSDDSGLEVDALDGAPGVYTADWAETPHGRDFSMAMAKVQNAIVATGAHAPFTARFVCTLCLAFPDGQDEVFRGEVEGELVWPPRGDKGFGFDPVFLPAGEKQTFGEMDPDRKHGMSHRAQAFRLLVSRFLDG, from the coding sequence ATGGCCAACCTCGCCTCTGACAAGCTTGTGCTGGCATCGCACAACGCCGGCAAGCTTAGGGAAATCGCGAAGCTGTTGGAGCCTTTCGGCATCGAGGTGATCTCCGCAGGCGATCTAGGGCTTGCCGAGCCCAAGGAGACTGAAACAACCTTCGCCGGCAATGCCCGGATCAAGGCGCATGCGGCAGCCACCGGTTCCGGCTTGCCAGCGCTGTCCGATGACAGTGGCCTGGAGGTGGATGCGCTCGATGGGGCACCGGGCGTGTATACGGCCGACTGGGCCGAAACCCCGCACGGACGGGATTTTTCGATGGCCATGGCAAAGGTTCAGAACGCAATCGTTGCAACCGGCGCGCACGCACCATTTACAGCACGCTTCGTCTGCACACTCTGTCTCGCCTTCCCCGACGGGCAGGACGAGGTTTTCCGCGGCGAAGTTGAGGGTGAACTCGTATGGCCACCGCGCGGCGACAAGGGATTCGGGTTCGATCCTGTATTTCTGCCTGCCGGTGAGAAGCAAACTTTTGGAGAAATGGACCCTGACCGCAAACATGGCATGAGCCACCGTGCCCAAGCGTTTCGGCTGCTCGTTAGCCGTTTCCTAGATGGTTGA
- the rph gene encoding ribonuclease PH → MRPSGRNRDEMRSISIETGIVKHAAGSCLIRCGDTHVICTASLEERVPPWLRNSGLGWVTAEYGMLPGATSSRNRREATAGKQSGRTQEIQRLIGRSLRAGVDRPALGERQITVDCDVIQADGGTRCASITGGWVALALAVRSLMNAGEIKTNPLTSPILAVSCGIYGGQPVLDLDYAEDSVAGTDANFVMTGEKRLVEVQGSAEGATFARDELLALLDLAEIGCDRLAAAQQAALAG, encoded by the coding sequence ATGCGCCCATCAGGCCGAAACCGTGACGAGATGCGCAGTATCTCGATCGAAACCGGAATCGTGAAACACGCCGCCGGCAGCTGCCTCATCAGATGTGGCGACACGCATGTGATCTGCACAGCCTCGCTGGAGGAGCGGGTGCCACCATGGCTGCGCAACTCCGGGCTGGGCTGGGTAACTGCTGAATACGGAATGCTGCCGGGTGCAACGAGCAGCCGGAACCGCCGAGAGGCTACAGCCGGTAAACAGTCTGGACGGACACAGGAAATCCAGCGGCTGATTGGCAGATCCCTGCGCGCAGGTGTCGATCGTCCAGCGCTGGGCGAACGGCAGATCACGGTCGATTGTGATGTCATCCAGGCAGATGGCGGTACCCGCTGTGCCTCGATCACCGGTGGATGGGTGGCGCTGGCACTGGCAGTGCGATCGTTGATGAATGCCGGCGAGATCAAGACCAATCCTTTGACTTCGCCGATACTGGCCGTGAGCTGCGGCATCTACGGCGGCCAGCCGGTGCTGGATCTCGATTACGCCGAGGATAGCGTTGCCGGTACGGATGCAAATTTCGTGATGACGGGCGAGAAAAGGCTGGTTGAAGTACAGGGCTCGGCCGAGGGCGCCACCTTCGCCCGCGACGAGTTGCTGGCTCTGCTCGATCTGGCGGAAATCGGATGCGACCGGTTGGCGGCAGCCCAGCAGGCAGCCTTGGCAGGCTGA
- the hrcA gene encoding heat-inducible transcriptional repressor HrcA, giving the protein MTSTKDSYAALDSRSRDVFRNIVESYLETGDPVGSRTLVRSLSEKVSAATVRNTMQDLEHLGLLDSPHVSAGRIPTQLGLRLFLDGFLEVGQISEAERQEIERSLDDRSPDISAMLDRAGGLLSGLTQGASLVLAPKSEAPIKHLEFVALSPERALVVLVTADGHVENRLFTPPPGLTPSAMREAANFLNAVLEGHTLSELGAVVTREIENRRAELDALATRLVEDGIAIWSDSQEKEPSRLIVRGRANLLSGETDEADLERVRSLFEDLERKQDLAQLLELTEHGAGVRVFIGSETKLFSLSGSSLVVSPYMNAERKIIGAVGVIGPTRQNYGRIVPIVDYTAQLVGRLISGQSKL; this is encoded by the coding sequence ATGACCAGCACCAAGGACAGCTACGCCGCACTCGATTCCCGCAGTCGCGATGTTTTCCGCAACATCGTCGAAAGCTACCTCGAAACAGGTGATCCTGTCGGGTCGCGCACGCTGGTGCGCAGCCTGTCAGAGAAGGTTTCGGCAGCCACTGTCCGCAACACGATGCAGGATCTTGAACATCTAGGGCTGCTCGACAGCCCGCACGTGTCAGCCGGCCGCATTCCCACCCAACTTGGATTGCGCCTTTTCCTCGATGGTTTCCTGGAGGTCGGCCAGATTTCCGAGGCGGAGCGGCAGGAGATCGAACGCTCACTGGACGACAGGTCTCCGGACATCTCGGCCATGCTGGATCGGGCAGGCGGGCTCTTGTCCGGTCTCACACAGGGCGCTTCCCTGGTGCTGGCGCCAAAATCGGAGGCACCGATCAAGCATCTCGAATTCGTGGCACTGTCGCCAGAGCGGGCGCTTGTCGTTCTCGTGACTGCCGACGGCCATGTCGAGAATCGGTTGTTCACACCTCCACCGGGCCTGACACCCTCGGCCATGCGCGAGGCCGCCAATTTTCTCAACGCCGTTCTCGAAGGCCATACGCTCAGTGAACTTGGCGCTGTCGTCACTCGGGAGATCGAGAACAGGCGTGCGGAACTCGATGCCCTTGCAACTCGGCTGGTCGAGGACGGAATTGCCATCTGGTCCGACTCACAGGAGAAGGAACCAAGCCGCCTGATCGTGCGTGGCCGTGCCAACCTGCTGTCCGGTGAAACGGATGAGGCCGATCTCGAACGGGTTCGCAGCCTGTTTGAGGATCTGGAACGCAAGCAGGACCTGGCGCAGTTGCTGGAACTCACCGAACATGGCGCCGGTGTCCGCGTTTTTATTGGTTCCGAGACGAAACTCTTTTCACTTTCGGGTTCCTCTTTGGTGGTTTCTCCTTATATGAACGCCGAACGCAAGATCATCGGAGCGGTCGGCGTCATCGGCCCGACGCGGCAGAATTACGGGCGCATCGTTCCGATTGTGGATTACACGGCGCAGCTTGTCGGCCGGCTGATCTCAGGCCAGTCGAAGCTGTAG
- the grpE gene encoding nucleotide exchange factor GrpE — MGEPEENEFLDDPESLLEEEYHDDPSDEEIEVDSLRAERDELKDRLLRALAETENLRKRAERDRRDAELYGGVRLARDLLSVHDNLGRALETIDDTLRTEHAALVEGLELTQRDLVAVFNKHKIEEISPEIGSKFDPKLHQAMFEAPIPDQPSGSIIQVMAKGFGIGDRLLRPAQVGVSSGGGQAAKSEPATDEPEE, encoded by the coding sequence ATGGGCGAACCCGAAGAAAACGAATTTCTGGACGATCCCGAATCCCTGTTGGAGGAGGAGTATCACGACGATCCGAGCGACGAGGAGATCGAGGTCGACTCGCTCCGCGCCGAACGTGACGAACTCAAGGACCGGTTGCTCCGCGCACTTGCCGAGACCGAGAACCTGCGCAAACGGGCGGAGCGCGACCGGCGTGACGCCGAGCTCTATGGCGGTGTCCGTCTCGCACGGGATCTTCTTTCCGTGCATGACAATCTCGGGCGGGCTCTCGAAACCATCGACGACACGCTGCGGACGGAACATGCGGCGCTGGTCGAGGGGCTGGAATTGACGCAACGCGATCTTGTCGCCGTGTTCAACAAGCACAAAATTGAGGAGATCAGCCCGGAAATCGGTTCAAAATTCGATCCGAAGCTGCACCAGGCGATGTTCGAGGCACCGATCCCCGATCAGCCTTCCGGCTCGATCATTCAGGTGATGGCCAAAGGATTTGGCATCGGTGATCGGCTGCTGCGCCCGGCGCAGGTCGGCGTATCCTCTGGTGGCGGTCAGGCCGCGAAGTCCGAACCGGCAACCGACGAACCGGAAGAATAA
- the mutS gene encoding DNA mismatch repair protein MutS, whose amino-acid sequence MMAQYLEIKGRYPDALLFYRMGDFYELFFSDAEAASAALDIALTKRGQHQGQDIAMCGVPHHAAEGYLLTLIRKGFRVAVCEQLENPAEAKKRGYKAVVKRDVVRLVTPGTLTEDTLLNAREHNFLAAFATIRGGAAFAWVDVSTGDLQVTTLPPAHLPRMLARVAPSELLVAEPEAEALRDGVEEAGVTLTPRAPSGFDSTQGEARLKDLFDVSTLDAFGNFERTETAALGALIDYLDLTQKGKLPLIRPPVKEQAGGAMQIDMATRRNLELSRSLAGSREGSLLAAMDRTLTGTGARLLEVRLSSPSTDLATINARHDAVALFTENASLAASVRDILCRAPDMERALSRLSLERGGPRDLAALRGGLAVASELAENLSVVDLPELLTEATAALTGHEALATLLEDALIAEPPHLARDGGFIAAGYDEDLDEARELRDEGRGVIAGLQKTYQDQTGIGALKIKHNNVLGYFIETPATHAEKMLFPPHNESFRHRQTTANQLRFTSEELTRMETRILNAGGRALDIEKAIFGNLCTAVLAEGPRLSVLARAVAEIDLAAALADLAAGEDWVRPVMRNDRSFRIDKGRHPVVELALRKANSAAFVANDCDLGAESKAARPVWLLTGPNMAGKSTFLRQNALIALLAQVGSYVPADKAEIGIVDQLFSRVGASDDLARGRSTFMVEMVETAAILNQAGPRALVILDEIGRGTATYDGLSIAWATLEHLHDVNGCRTLFATHYHELTSLTAKLSGLANVTMAVREWEGDVIFLHEVREGAADRSYGVQVAKLAGLPAAVIERARTVLQTLEEGDRESGRAAKTLVDDLPLFSATPSPAPIVKNGPSPLEEKLSEVHPDTLSPREALDLVYALKALCDDEG is encoded by the coding sequence ATGATGGCGCAGTATCTGGAGATCAAGGGGCGCTACCCGGATGCGCTGCTGTTCTACCGCATGGGCGATTTCTACGAACTGTTTTTCTCGGATGCGGAGGCCGCTTCCGCCGCGCTCGATATTGCGCTGACCAAGCGAGGCCAGCATCAGGGGCAGGATATCGCCATGTGCGGTGTGCCGCATCACGCAGCCGAGGGTTACCTGCTGACCCTGATCCGCAAGGGATTTCGCGTTGCCGTCTGCGAACAACTCGAAAACCCGGCAGAGGCCAAGAAGCGCGGCTACAAGGCGGTCGTAAAGCGTGATGTCGTGCGGCTGGTCACGCCCGGAACGCTGACCGAGGATACGCTGCTGAACGCGCGGGAGCACAATTTCCTTGCGGCCTTTGCTACCATCCGCGGTGGCGCGGCCTTTGCGTGGGTCGATGTTTCCACCGGCGACCTGCAGGTCACGACGCTGCCACCGGCGCACCTTCCACGCATGCTGGCCCGCGTCGCCCCGAGCGAGCTGCTGGTCGCGGAGCCCGAGGCCGAGGCGTTGCGCGACGGTGTGGAGGAGGCGGGAGTCACTCTGACGCCCCGCGCCCCATCGGGCTTTGACAGCACACAGGGAGAGGCCCGGCTGAAGGACCTGTTCGACGTCAGCACGCTCGACGCATTCGGCAATTTCGAGAGGACCGAGACAGCGGCCCTTGGGGCGCTGATCGATTATCTGGATCTGACGCAGAAGGGCAAGTTGCCCCTGATCCGACCACCGGTGAAGGAACAGGCGGGCGGTGCGATGCAGATCGACATGGCAACCCGTCGCAATCTCGAACTCTCGCGCAGCCTCGCGGGCAGTCGGGAAGGTTCCCTGCTGGCGGCAATGGACAGGACACTCACCGGCACCGGCGCGCGCCTGTTGGAGGTGCGGCTGTCCAGCCCGTCCACCGACCTTGCCACCATCAATGCACGCCACGATGCCGTCGCCCTGTTCACGGAAAACGCCAGTCTGGCCGCCAGTGTCCGCGACATCCTGTGTCGCGCCCCGGACATGGAGCGAGCATTGTCGCGCCTGTCACTGGAGCGCGGTGGTCCCCGGGATCTGGCAGCCTTGCGGGGCGGGTTGGCCGTCGCATCGGAACTGGCGGAAAACCTGTCGGTCGTCGATCTTCCGGAATTGCTGACCGAGGCCACCGCCGCACTCACAGGTCATGAGGCGCTGGCTACGCTGCTGGAAGATGCGCTCATCGCCGAGCCGCCGCATTTGGCCCGCGATGGCGGATTTATCGCTGCAGGATATGACGAAGACCTCGACGAAGCCCGCGAACTGCGGGACGAAGGCCGTGGAGTCATCGCGGGTTTGCAGAAAACCTATCAGGACCAGACCGGCATCGGTGCGCTGAAGATCAAGCATAACAATGTGCTGGGCTACTTCATCGAAACGCCTGCCACCCACGCGGAAAAGATGCTGTTTCCACCGCACAACGAATCCTTCCGCCATCGACAGACGACTGCGAACCAGCTGCGCTTTACCAGCGAGGAACTGACACGGATGGAAACCCGCATCCTCAACGCGGGCGGCCGGGCGCTGGACATCGAGAAGGCAATCTTCGGTAATCTGTGCACGGCCGTACTGGCGGAAGGTCCGCGCCTGTCTGTTCTGGCTCGTGCCGTCGCCGAAATTGATCTCGCCGCCGCCTTGGCAGATCTGGCGGCGGGCGAGGACTGGGTGCGGCCGGTGATGCGCAATGACCGGTCGTTCCGGATCGACAAGGGCAGGCACCCTGTCGTCGAACTGGCCTTGCGAAAGGCCAATTCCGCAGCCTTCGTTGCCAATGATTGCGATCTGGGGGCCGAGAGCAAGGCTGCCCGACCCGTATGGCTACTGACCGGGCCGAACATGGCCGGTAAATCGACTTTCCTGCGTCAGAACGCACTGATTGCACTGCTGGCGCAGGTGGGCAGCTACGTTCCGGCGGACAAGGCGGAAATAGGCATTGTCGATCAGTTGTTCAGTCGCGTCGGAGCGTCGGACGACCTGGCGCGCGGACGGTCGACGTTTATGGTGGAAATGGTGGAAACGGCAGCGATCCTCAATCAGGCCGGACCGCGGGCACTGGTCATCCTCGACGAGATCGGCCGGGGAACGGCAACCTATGACGGGCTTTCCATTGCCTGGGCGACACTGGAACACTTGCACGACGTCAACGGTTGCCGGACACTTTTCGCCACGCATTATCATGAGCTTACCAGCCTGACAGCCAAACTGTCGGGCTTGGCTAACGTAACGATGGCCGTGCGGGAGTGGGAGGGCGACGTGATCTTTCTGCACGAAGTGCGCGAAGGTGCCGCCGACCGGTCCTACGGCGTACAGGTCGCCAAACTGGCGGGTTTGCCGGCTGCCGTGATCGAACGGGCGCGCACAGTGCTTCAGACACTTGAGGAAGGCGACAGGGAAAGTGGCCGGGCAGCGAAAACGCTAGTCGACGATCTGCCACTCTTCAGCGCAACGCCATCCCCTGCTCCAATCGTGAAGAACGGTCCATCGCCCTTGGAGGAGAAGCTGTCGGAGGTTCACCCCGACACACTCTCCCCCCGTGAGGCGCTGGACCTTGTCTATGCGTTGAAAGCCCTCTGCGACGACGAGGGCTGA
- a CDS encoding glutathione S-transferase family protein, whose translation MYTVIGTPKSRALRVIWALEELEQEYEVRPANPQSEEAFLHNPLGKIPSLLIDDTVLTDSVAILTWLADRHGSLTHPAGSLARAQQDAATQFAVCEIDAALWTKAKHAFVLPQDLRVEAVKKTAAAEFARAMEQLEARLGDKPFISGEILTVPDIIISHCAGWALSAKMELPKGPVGDYLRRLRKRPAMQRSLAKAAALS comes from the coding sequence ATGTACACCGTCATCGGCACTCCGAAATCGCGCGCCCTCCGTGTCATCTGGGCTCTGGAAGAGCTGGAACAGGAGTACGAGGTCCGACCCGCAAATCCGCAATCGGAAGAAGCGTTTCTGCATAACCCGCTCGGCAAGATCCCTTCGCTGTTGATTGATGACACTGTTCTTACCGACAGTGTCGCCATCCTCACGTGGCTTGCCGACAGACACGGATCGCTGACTCACCCCGCCGGGTCTCTGGCGCGTGCACAGCAGGATGCAGCCACCCAGTTCGCCGTCTGCGAAATCGACGCCGCACTGTGGACCAAGGCCAAGCACGCGTTTGTTCTGCCGCAAGATTTGCGCGTCGAAGCCGTCAAAAAGACCGCTGCGGCCGAGTTCGCCCGTGCGATGGAGCAGCTGGAAGCCAGACTGGGTGACAAACCCTTTATCTCCGGCGAGATCCTGACGGTACCCGACATCATTATCAGCCACTGCGCCGGCTGGGCGCTCAGTGCTAAAATGGAACTCCCCAAAGGCCCCGTCGGCGACTACCTGCGACGCCTGCGCAAACGCCCGGCAATGCAACGGTCACTGGCCAAGGCCGCCGCTCTCAGCTGA
- the holA gene encoding DNA polymerase III subunit delta, with protein sequence MDAVKLNPRDAGSFFTRPDTSRSGILIHGQDAMRVALKRQDLIRALIGPNGAEEMRLERMSGSDLRRDPARLDDAIKAQGFFPGQRVVLVEDATDGLAKLMEQALSSWQKGDAMLVVTAGQLNARSALRKLFEGDRQALAAAIYTDPASREELEAELVRAGIREVPPAAMNDLMALGRVLDPGDFRQTLEKLALFKLGDESPLTGEDIAAVAPQDADADIDDVIHMVAEGSVATLGDALARLGGQGTNPTTLCIALMRHFRLLYAAASDPQGPESALSRARPPVFGPRRDRMVRQARGWGVMRLEPVLALITDTDLSLRSARPLPGMAVVERLLIRIAMQHGR encoded by the coding sequence ATGGATGCCGTGAAGCTCAACCCGCGCGACGCCGGTAGCTTCTTCACCAGGCCCGACACCAGCCGGAGCGGGATCCTGATTCACGGACAGGACGCGATGCGCGTGGCGTTGAAACGTCAGGATTTGATCCGGGCTCTGATTGGACCGAACGGCGCCGAGGAAATGCGCCTGGAACGGATGAGCGGCAGCGATCTGCGCCGCGACCCGGCGAGACTTGACGATGCGATCAAGGCACAGGGGTTCTTTCCTGGTCAGCGTGTCGTACTGGTCGAGGACGCGACCGACGGACTTGCCAAGTTGATGGAGCAGGCTCTGTCGAGCTGGCAAAAAGGTGACGCAATGCTGGTCGTCACCGCCGGGCAACTCAACGCCCGGTCCGCCCTACGCAAGCTGTTCGAAGGTGACAGGCAAGCGCTGGCAGCGGCCATTTACACTGACCCTGCCAGCCGCGAGGAACTGGAGGCCGAACTTGTCCGCGCCGGCATCCGCGAAGTTCCCCCAGCCGCAATGAACGATCTGATGGCGCTTGGCCGGGTCCTCGACCCCGGCGATTTTCGCCAGACACTGGAAAAACTGGCGCTGTTCAAACTAGGCGACGAGTCGCCCCTGACTGGCGAAGACATCGCCGCGGTGGCGCCGCAGGATGCCGATGCCGACATCGACGATGTGATCCACATGGTGGCTGAAGGGTCAGTGGCCACGCTGGGCGATGCCCTCGCCCGCCTAGGTGGCCAGGGTACGAACCCGACGACGCTTTGCATCGCATTGATGCGTCATTTCCGGCTGCTTTATGCCGCCGCGTCCGACCCACAGGGACCGGAGAGCGCCCTCTCCCGCGCCCGGCCGCCGGTATTCGGCCCAAGGCGCGACAGGATGGTGCGGCAGGCACGCGGCTGGGGCGTAATGCGGTTGGAACCGGTGCTGGCACTGATCACCGACACTGACCTCTCGCTCCGCTCTGCCCGGCCGTTGCCAGGCATGGCAGTGGTCGAAAGGCTCCTGATACGCATTGCCATGCAGCACGGAAGGTAG
- the lptE gene encoding LPS assembly lipoprotein LptE, which produces MSWSDRRTLLAGLAATLALPGCGFEPLYGKGSAAARLQNSIAVAPLEGRFGFEMRQRLETRLGRAETPRYFLRIEPEISSEGQAIRSDNTITRVSVTGRAAFTLFDYASEVPVFSDSVRNFTAYSTTASAFATDITSQDAERRLAVSLADQIVLRLAASAGEWMP; this is translated from the coding sequence ATGTCGTGGTCTGACCGCCGCACTCTGCTCGCTGGGCTGGCCGCCACGCTGGCCCTGCCCGGCTGCGGTTTCGAACCGCTCTACGGCAAGGGTTCTGCCGCCGCCCGCCTGCAGAACTCCATAGCCGTGGCACCGCTCGAAGGCCGGTTCGGCTTCGAGATGCGCCAGCGTCTGGAGACGCGGCTTGGCCGTGCCGAAACTCCCCGCTACTTCCTGCGCATCGAACCGGAGATCTCCTCGGAAGGTCAGGCGATCCGCTCCGACAACACGATCACCCGCGTCAGCGTTACCGGCAGGGCTGCATTCACGCTGTTCGACTATGCGTCCGAAGTGCCGGTCTTCTCTGACAGCGTACGCAATTTCACGGCCTACAGCACTACCGCCTCGGCCTTCGCCACCGACATCACCAGCCAGGACGCGGAACGGCGGCTTGCGGTCTCGCTGGCCGATCAGATCGTGCTGCGACTGGCCGCCAGTGCGGGGGAATGGATGCCGTGA